One genomic window of Roseateles sp. DAIF2 includes the following:
- a CDS encoding branched-chain amino acid ABC transporter permease: MEIFFQQIINGLVLGSMYALVALGYTMVYGIINLINFAHGEILMVGALVAWTVITALEGSGLPGWSLMLIGAVCAIVVCTVLNFTVEKIAYRPLRNAPRLAPLITAMGMSLLLQTLAMIIWKPNPKPFPLLLPTTPFDLGGPVITVTQCLILGLTVMILAGLIYLVNHTKLGRAMRATAENPRVAGLMGVKPDFVISATFVIGAALAAVAGIMWAANYGTVQHSMGFLPGLKAFTAAVLGGIGNLAGAMVGGILLGLIEAIGAGYLGELTGGVLGSHYADIFAFIALILVLTLRPSGLLGERVADRA; the protein is encoded by the coding sequence ATGGAGATTTTTTTCCAGCAAATCATCAACGGCCTGGTGCTGGGGAGCATGTATGCGTTGGTGGCGTTGGGGTACACGATGGTGTACGGGATCATCAACCTGATCAATTTTGCGCATGGCGAGATCCTGATGGTGGGAGCGCTGGTGGCGTGGACGGTGATCACGGCGCTGGAGGGTTCGGGGCTGCCGGGCTGGTCGCTGATGCTGATCGGGGCGGTGTGCGCGATCGTGGTGTGCACGGTCCTGAACTTCACGGTGGAGAAGATCGCGTATAGGCCGCTGCGCAACGCGCCGCGCCTGGCCCCGCTGATCACGGCCATGGGCATGAGCCTGCTCTTGCAGACCCTGGCGATGATCATCTGGAAGCCCAACCCCAAGCCCTTCCCGCTGCTCTTGCCGACCACGCCGTTTGATCTGGGCGGCCCGGTGATCACGGTCACCCAATGCCTGATCCTGGGGCTGACGGTGATGATCCTGGCCGGACTGATCTATCTGGTGAACCACACCAAGCTGGGCCGCGCGATGCGGGCCACGGCGGAGAACCCGCGCGTGGCGGGGCTGATGGGGGTGAAGCCGGACTTCGTGATCTCGGCCACCTTCGTGATCGGCGCGGCGCTGGCCGCGGTGGCCGGCATCATGTGGGCGGCCAACTACGGCACGGTGCAGCACTCGATGGGCTTCCTGCCGGGGCTGAAGGCCTTCACCGCGGCGGTGCTGGGCGGCATCGGCAACCTGGCCGGGGCCATGGTGGGCGGCATCCTGCTGGGCCTGATCGAAGCCATCGGCGCCGGCTATCTCGGTGAGCTGACCGGCGGTGTGCTGGGCAGCCATTACGCCGACATCTTCGCCTTCATCGCGCTGATCCTGGTGCTGACCCTGCGACCGTCCGGCCTGCTGGGCGAACGCGTGGCCGACCGCGCCTGA
- a CDS encoding ABC transporter ATP-binding protein, translating into MQKNKLIVFVLAAVGLLLVPLFAQQFGNGPVRIIDLALLYVLLALGLNIVVGYAGLLDLGYVAFYALGAYMFGLLASPHLSENFEAFKAAFPDGLHSPLWIVIPLGAALAGFFGMVLGAPTLKLRGDYLAIVTLGFGEIIRVFLNNLEHPVNITNGPRGIGQIDAIHFWGFDLGKTHEFFGITFPSVTLYYYLFLALVVGSVLICYRLETSRIGRAWMAIREDEIAAKAMGINTRNMKLLAFGMGATFGGVAGSMFAAFQGFVSPESFSLQESIMIVAMVVLGGIGHIPGVILGALLLAALPEVLRYVAGPLQQMTDGRLDAAILRQLLVALAMISVMLLRPRGLWPSPEHGKGAPSKK; encoded by the coding sequence ATGCAAAAGAACAAACTGATCGTCTTCGTGCTGGCCGCCGTCGGCCTGCTGCTGGTGCCGCTGTTTGCACAGCAGTTCGGCAACGGCCCGGTGCGCATCATCGACCTGGCCCTGCTGTACGTGCTGCTGGCCCTGGGCCTGAACATCGTGGTGGGCTATGCGGGCCTGTTGGACCTGGGCTATGTGGCCTTCTACGCGCTGGGGGCCTATATGTTCGGCCTCTTGGCCAGCCCGCACCTGAGCGAGAACTTCGAGGCCTTCAAGGCCGCCTTCCCCGACGGGCTGCACTCGCCGCTGTGGATTGTGATCCCGCTGGGGGCGGCGCTGGCCGGCTTCTTCGGCATGGTGCTGGGCGCACCCACCCTGAAGCTGCGCGGCGACTACCTGGCCATCGTGACCCTGGGGTTCGGCGAGATCATCCGCGTGTTCCTGAACAACCTGGAGCACCCGGTCAACATCACCAACGGCCCGCGCGGCATCGGCCAGATCGACGCCATCCACTTCTGGGGGTTCGACCTGGGCAAGACGCACGAGTTCTTCGGCATCACCTTCCCCTCGGTCACCCTGTACTACTACCTGTTCCTGGCCCTGGTGGTCGGCTCCGTGCTGATCTGCTATCGCCTGGAGACCTCGCGCATCGGCCGCGCCTGGATGGCCATCCGCGAGGACGAGATCGCCGCCAAGGCCATGGGCATCAACACCCGCAACATGAAGCTCTTGGCCTTCGGCATGGGCGCCACCTTCGGCGGCGTGGCGGGCAGCATGTTCGCCGCCTTCCAGGGCTTCGTCAGCCCCGAGTCCTTCAGCCTGCAGGAATCCATCATGATCGTCGCGATGGTCGTGCTGGGCGGCATCGGCCATATCCCGGGCGTGATCCTCGGGGCGCTGCTCTTGGCCGCGCTGCCCGAGGTGCTGCGCTATGTGGCCGGCCCGCTGCAGCAGATGACCGACGGCCGCCTGGACGCCGCCATCCTGCGCCAGCTCTTGGTGGCGCTGGCGATGATCTCCGTGATGCTGCTGCGTCCGCGCGGCCTGTGGCCCTCGCCCGAACATGGCAAGGGCGCGCCGAGCAAGAAGTGA
- a CDS encoding ABC transporter ATP-binding protein codes for MTTTTDTVLSVKGVSKRFGGLQALADVGIEIKAGQVYGLIGPNGAGKTTFFNVITGLYTPDGGSFELGGSPYTPQAVHQVAKAGIARTFQNIRLFAEMTALENVMVGRHVRTHSGLLGAVFRTPGFKREEGQIAQRAQELLDYVGIGKYADFKARTLSYGDQRRLEIARALATDPKLIALDEPAAGMNATEKVVLRELIDRIRKDGRTILLIEHDVKLVMGLCDRVTVLDYGKQIAEGTPADVQSNPKVIEAYLGAGHAAH; via the coding sequence ATGACAACAACGACGGATACCGTGCTGAGCGTCAAGGGCGTGTCCAAGCGCTTCGGCGGCCTGCAGGCCCTCGCGGACGTGGGCATCGAGATCAAGGCCGGCCAGGTCTACGGCCTGATCGGCCCCAACGGCGCGGGCAAGACCACCTTCTTCAACGTTATCACGGGTCTCTACACCCCGGACGGCGGGAGCTTCGAGCTCGGCGGCAGCCCCTACACCCCGCAGGCGGTGCACCAGGTGGCCAAGGCCGGCATCGCGCGCACCTTCCAGAACATCCGGCTCTTCGCCGAGATGACCGCGCTGGAGAACGTGATGGTGGGCCGCCATGTGCGCACCCATTCGGGCCTGCTGGGGGCGGTCTTCCGCACCCCGGGCTTCAAGCGAGAGGAGGGCCAGATCGCCCAGCGCGCCCAGGAGCTGCTGGACTATGTGGGCATCGGCAAGTACGCGGACTTCAAGGCCCGCACCCTGAGCTATGGCGACCAGCGCCGCCTGGAGATCGCGCGGGCCCTGGCCACCGACCCCAAGCTGATTGCGCTGGACGAGCCGGCCGCGGGCATGAACGCCACCGAGAAGGTCGTGCTGCGGGAGCTGATCGACCGCATCCGCAAGGACGGCCGCACCATCCTCTTGATCGAGCATGACGTGAAGCTGGTGATGGGCCTGTGCGACCGGGTCACGGTGCTGGACTACGGCAAGCAGATCGCCGAGGGCACGCCCGCGGACGTGCAGAGCAACCCCAAGGTGATCGAGGCCTACCTCGGCGCAGGCCATGCCGCGCACTGA
- a CDS encoding ABC transporter ATP-binding protein, translated as MAENKEILLKVSGLKVAYGGIQAVKGVDFEVRQGELVSLIGANGAGKTTTLKAVTGLQPVAEGQIHFMGKPLKGQGAWDLVKQGLVMVPEGRGTFTRMTITENLQMGAYIRNDKAQIEADIERIFGIFPRLRERRNQLAGTMSGGEQQMLAMGRALMTQPKVLLLDEPSMGLSPIMVDKIFEVVNDIHGQGVTVLLVEQNASRALQLANRGYVMESGLITMTGEGKTLLNDPKVRAAYLGE; from the coding sequence ATGGCTGAGAACAAAGAGATCCTGCTCAAGGTCAGCGGGCTGAAGGTGGCCTATGGCGGCATCCAGGCCGTCAAGGGCGTGGACTTCGAGGTGCGCCAGGGCGAGCTGGTGAGTCTGATCGGGGCCAACGGGGCGGGCAAGACCACGACGCTGAAGGCGGTGACGGGGCTGCAGCCGGTGGCCGAGGGGCAGATCCACTTCATGGGCAAGCCCTTGAAGGGGCAGGGGGCCTGGGACCTGGTCAAGCAGGGGCTGGTGATGGTGCCCGAGGGGCGCGGCACCTTCACCCGCATGACCATCACCGAGAACCTGCAGATGGGCGCCTACATCCGCAACGACAAGGCCCAGATCGAGGCCGACATCGAGCGCATCTTCGGTATCTTCCCCAGACTCAGGGAGCGCAGGAACCAGCTGGCGGGCACGATGAGCGGCGGCGAGCAGCAGATGCTGGCGATGGGCCGCGCGCTGATGACGCAGCCCAAGGTGCTGCTGCTGGACGAGCCCAGCATGGGCCTGAGCCCGATCATGGTGGACAAGATCTTCGAGGTGGTCAACGACATCCACGGCCAGGGCGTGACGGTGCTCTTGGTGGAGCAGAACGCCAGCCGGGCGCTGCAGCTGGCCAACCGCGGCTATGTGATGGAGAGCGGGCTGATCACGATGACGGGGGAGGGCAAGACCTTGCTCAATGATCCCAAGGTGCGGGCTGCCTATCTGGGCGAATGA
- a CDS encoding branched-chain amino acid ABC transporter substrate-binding protein, whose protein sequence is MAQELVVKIGHVGPTSGAIAHLGKDNELGARMAIDDLNAKGVTIGGKKAKFELLAEDDAGDPKQGTAAAQKLTDSKVNGVVGHLNSGTSIPASKVYSDAGVPQISPSATNPKFTRNGYKTTFRVVADDVHLGGTLGKYAVSTLKGKNIAVIDDRTAYGQGVADEFEKGVKASGGKVVGREFTNDKATDFTAILTSLKAKKPDVVFFGGMDAVAGPMLRQMKQLGIEAKFMGGDGICTGELPKLSAGTMADSQVVCAEAGGVEGESKKSLEEFKTKFKSKYKVDVQIYAPYVYDAVNVLAAAMVKAGSSEPAKYLPVLAKTEGYKGVTGTITFDNKGDIKNGALTLFTYKAGAREQIAVVR, encoded by the coding sequence ATGGCGCAGGAGCTGGTGGTGAAGATCGGCCACGTGGGCCCGACCAGCGGTGCAATCGCCCACCTGGGCAAGGACAATGAGCTGGGCGCGCGCATGGCCATCGACGACCTGAACGCCAAGGGCGTGACGATCGGTGGCAAGAAGGCCAAGTTCGAGCTGCTGGCCGAAGACGATGCCGGCGATCCGAAGCAGGGCACGGCCGCGGCTCAGAAGCTGACCGACTCCAAGGTCAACGGCGTGGTCGGCCACCTGAACTCGGGCACCTCGATCCCGGCCTCCAAGGTCTACAGCGACGCCGGCGTGCCGCAGATCAGCCCCTCGGCCACCAACCCCAAATTCACCCGCAACGGCTACAAGACCACCTTCCGCGTCGTGGCCGATGACGTGCATCTGGGCGGCACCCTGGGCAAGTACGCCGTCAGCACGCTGAAGGGCAAGAACATCGCCGTGATCGACGACCGCACCGCCTACGGCCAGGGCGTCGCCGACGAGTTCGAGAAGGGCGTCAAGGCCTCCGGCGGCAAGGTCGTCGGCCGCGAGTTCACCAACGACAAGGCCACGGATTTCACCGCCATCCTGACCAGCCTGAAGGCCAAGAAGCCCGACGTGGTCTTCTTCGGCGGCATGGACGCGGTGGCCGGCCCGATGCTGCGCCAGATGAAGCAGCTGGGCATCGAAGCCAAGTTCATGGGCGGCGACGGCATCTGCACCGGCGAGCTGCCCAAGCTCTCGGCCGGCACGATGGCCGACAGCCAGGTCGTCTGCGCCGAGGCCGGTGGCGTCGAGGGCGAGTCGAAGAAGTCGCTCGAAGAGTTCAAGACCAAGTTCAAGAGCAAGTACAAGGTCGACGTGCAGATCTACGCACCTTATGTCTACGACGCGGTCAATGTGCTGGCCGCGGCGATGGTCAAGGCCGGCTCGTCCGAGCCCGCCAAGTACCTGCCGGTGCTGGCCAAGACCGAAGGCTACAAGGGCGTGACCGGCACGATCACCTTCGACAACAAGGGCGACATCAAGAATGGCGCCCTGACCTTGTTCACCTACAAGGCCGGTGCCCGCGAGCAGATCGCCGTGGTGCGCTGA
- the phaR gene encoding polyhydroxyalkanoate synthesis repressor PhaR, giving the protein MATARSGKSSSSKAGEPGGETSGVRVLKKYPNRRLYDTKTSSYITLADVKAMVLDAQDFEVRDAKSGEDLTRSILLQIILEEETGGVPMFSTGALSQIIRFYGHAMQGVMGAYLEKNMQAFTDLQTQFAEQSKGLAFSPEAWTQFMTGQAPMMQGLMGGYMEQSKNLFEQMQEQMKNAGAMFPGMPGFPGKKP; this is encoded by the coding sequence ATGGCCACTGCCCGCAGCGGCAAGTCCAGCAGCAGCAAGGCCGGCGAGCCCGGTGGCGAGACCTCCGGCGTGCGCGTGCTCAAGAAATACCCGAACCGCCGGCTCTACGACACCAAGACCAGCAGCTACATCACCCTGGCCGACGTCAAGGCCATGGTGCTGGACGCGCAGGACTTCGAGGTGCGGGACGCCAAGTCCGGCGAGGACCTGACCCGCTCCATCCTGCTGCAGATCATCCTCGAGGAAGAGACCGGCGGCGTGCCGATGTTCAGCACCGGGGCGCTGTCGCAGATCATCCGCTTCTACGGCCATGCGATGCAGGGCGTGATGGGGGCCTATCTCGAGAAGAACATGCAGGCCTTCACCGACCTGCAGACCCAGTTCGCCGAGCAGAGCAAGGGCCTGGCCTTCAGCCCCGAGGCCTGGACCCAGTTCATGACCGGGCAGGCGCCGATGATGCAGGGCCTGATGGGCGGCTATATGGAGCAGAGCAAGAACCTGTTCGAGCAGATGCAGGAACAGATGAAGAACGCGGGCGCCATGTTCCCGGGCATGCCGGGGTTTCCGGGCAAAAAGCCCTGA